One segment of Bradyrhizobium sp. WD16 DNA contains the following:
- the nadA gene encoding quinolinate synthase NadA: MAATAEVLQRTAPLYDRVRRVIPPIEWPVFAEDVDAIIALKRRRNAVVLAHNYQTPEIFHCVADLVGDSLALARMAARTDAEVIVLAGVHFMAETAKLLNPDKTVLIPDLEAGCSLAESITAADVRLMRQRYPGVPIVTYVNTSAAVKAESDICCTSGNARAVVESLGAERVIMLPDAYLARNVAAETDVEIIAWSGHCEVHERFTPAEIRQLREDHPGIVVLAHPECPPEVVAEADYSGSTAGMTDYVGAHKPPRVVLLTECSMSDNVAVAHPDVDFIRPCNLCPHMKRITLGNIRQALADNRHVVTIDPAVTPRARQAVERMLAV, encoded by the coding sequence ATGGCGGCCACAGCCGAAGTCCTCCAGCGCACTGCTCCGCTCTACGACCGCGTCCGGCGGGTCATTCCACCGATCGAATGGCCGGTCTTCGCCGAGGATGTCGATGCCATCATCGCGCTGAAGCGCCGGCGCAATGCCGTCGTCCTCGCCCACAACTACCAGACGCCCGAGATCTTCCACTGCGTCGCCGATCTCGTCGGCGACAGCCTGGCGCTGGCGCGGATGGCCGCGCGGACCGATGCCGAGGTGATCGTGCTGGCCGGCGTCCATTTCATGGCCGAGACGGCCAAGCTGCTCAACCCCGACAAGACCGTGCTGATCCCGGATCTCGAAGCCGGCTGCTCGCTCGCCGAGTCGATCACGGCCGCCGACGTCCGCCTGATGCGGCAGCGCTATCCCGGCGTGCCGATCGTCACCTACGTGAATACGTCGGCGGCGGTGAAGGCTGAATCCGACATCTGCTGCACGTCGGGCAATGCCCGCGCGGTCGTCGAGTCGCTCGGGGCCGAGCGCGTGATCATGCTGCCCGACGCCTATCTCGCCCGCAACGTCGCCGCCGAGACCGATGTCGAGATCATCGCCTGGAGCGGCCACTGCGAGGTTCATGAGCGCTTCACGCCGGCCGAGATCCGGCAGTTGCGCGAGGATCATCCGGGAATCGTGGTGCTGGCCCATCCGGAATGTCCGCCCGAGGTCGTCGCCGAGGCGGATTATTCCGGCTCGACCGCCGGCATGACGGACTATGTCGGCGCCCATAAGCCGCCGCGCGTGGTTCTCCTGACCGAATGCTCGATGAGCGACAACGTCGCCGTCGCCCATCCCGACGTCGACTTCATCCGTCCCTGCAATCTCTGTCCGCACATGAAGCGGATCACGCTCGGCAACATCCGGCAGGCGCTCGCCGACAACCGCCACGTCGTGACGATCGATCCGGCGGTGACGCCGCGCGCGCGGCAGGCCGTCGAGCGGATGCTCGCGGTATGA
- a CDS encoding NrsF family protein translates to MIKTPDLIASLAASAKPVRRLRPPAVRAACWLLLAAVVLVLLAVSQGLRPDFAQRLHDPGFALGIAAAVVTAILAAVSAFLISLPDRSRLWLLLPLPALVVWLSNTGYQCLVRWIAIGPEGMSLGESARCFATLVLTGLPLSLTMLVMLRYAAPLRPTAVTLVGSLAVAAITAVALSLFHKTDATAMILMWNVGVPLLFIGLGRLFGGRLFCWVGPSWENGASPV, encoded by the coding sequence GTGATCAAGACACCCGATCTTATCGCATCGCTTGCGGCCAGTGCGAAGCCGGTGCGTCGGCTGCGACCACCTGCCGTCCGCGCCGCCTGCTGGCTGCTGCTCGCCGCGGTCGTTTTGGTGCTGCTGGCCGTCAGCCAGGGACTGCGGCCCGACTTCGCCCAGCGGCTGCATGATCCCGGCTTTGCGCTCGGCATTGCGGCGGCGGTCGTCACCGCAATCCTCGCGGCGGTTTCCGCATTCCTGATCAGCCTACCGGACCGCTCGCGGCTCTGGCTGTTGCTGCCGTTGCCGGCGCTCGTCGTCTGGCTCTCCAATACCGGCTACCAGTGCCTGGTCCGATGGATCGCCATCGGTCCGGAGGGCATGAGCCTAGGCGAGTCGGCGCGCTGTTTCGCGACACTGGTGCTGACCGGACTGCCGCTGTCGCTCACCATGCTGGTGATGTTGCGTTATGCCGCGCCGCTGCGCCCCACCGCGGTGACGCTCGTCGGCAGCCTCGCGGTCGCGGCGATCACCGCGGTGGCGCTCTCTCTGTTCCACAAGACAGATGCCACCGCGATGATCCTGATGTGGAATGTCGGCGTTCCGCTGCTGTTCATCGGCCTCGGCCGCCTGTTCGGCGGCCGGCTGTTTTGTTGGGTCGGGCCGAGCTGGGAGAACGGGGCGTCTCCGGTGTAG
- a CDS encoding sigma-70 family RNA polymerase sigma factor has protein sequence MSQAPLNRVRSLRLVAKTGSSGARQVEPVVRDVDWTILMARAQDGDTAAYRRLLEEVTPYLRSLAARRHRDPNDIEDAVQDILLTIHSIRQTYDPSRPFGPWLVAIANRRLVDRLRRQGRTSARETELTADHEAIAGLSANLEEGADRHELERAVDNLPPVQRQAVRLLKLEEMSLKEAAAASGLSVASLKTNTHRALKNLRKMLNDRSEP, from the coding sequence ATGAGCCAGGCGCCACTCAACCGCGTGCGGTCGCTGAGGCTCGTCGCCAAAACCGGCAGCAGCGGAGCACGCCAGGTGGAGCCGGTCGTCCGGGACGTTGACTGGACCATCCTCATGGCCCGCGCGCAGGATGGCGACACAGCGGCCTATCGCCGGCTGCTGGAGGAGGTCACGCCTTATCTGCGGTCGCTCGCGGCGCGGCGGCACCGTGATCCGAACGACATCGAGGACGCGGTGCAGGACATCCTGCTGACCATCCATTCCATCCGGCAGACTTATGATCCTTCGAGACCGTTCGGACCATGGCTGGTCGCCATCGCCAATCGCCGTCTCGTGGATCGGCTGCGCCGCCAGGGCCGGACGAGCGCGCGCGAGACGGAACTGACGGCGGACCATGAAGCCATCGCCGGGCTGTCGGCGAATCTCGAAGAAGGCGCGGACCGCCACGAACTGGAGAGGGCCGTCGACAATCTCCCTCCCGTGCAACGGCAGGCTGTTCGCCTGCTCAAGCTCGAGGAGATGTCGTTGAAGGAGGCCGCCGCGGCGAGCGGGCTGTCGGTCGCGTCCCTCAAGACCAACACGCACCGTGCCCTGAAGAACCTTCGGAAAATGTTAAACGATCGGAGCGAGCCGTGA
- a CDS encoding DoxX family protein: protein MSMASIRNTVRDSIDRLGDAARVAAPPLLRIALAVPFFRSGLTKWDGLSLSPAAVFLFEEEFKLHVFGQVYDIPIPALVAALDAVAEIALPVLLVIGLATRLSALGLLVMTAVIQLVVPEGWANFHLPWAALAVAIIALGPGTLSLDDLLRCAQHSRTGQGGA, encoded by the coding sequence ATGAGCATGGCCAGCATCCGCAATACAGTGCGCGACAGTATCGACCGGCTCGGCGACGCTGCGCGCGTCGCGGCGCCGCCGCTGCTGCGTATCGCGCTGGCGGTGCCGTTCTTCAGGTCGGGGCTGACCAAGTGGGACGGCTTGTCGCTGTCGCCGGCAGCCGTGTTCCTGTTCGAGGAGGAGTTCAAGCTGCACGTCTTCGGACAGGTCTATGACATCCCGATTCCTGCGCTCGTCGCCGCGCTCGACGCCGTCGCCGAAATCGCTCTTCCCGTGTTGCTGGTGATCGGTCTTGCAACTCGCCTCAGCGCGCTCGGGCTTCTGGTCATGACCGCCGTCATTCAGCTCGTGGTGCCGGAAGGGTGGGCCAATTTCCACTTGCCCTGGGCGGCGCTCGCGGTGGCCATCATCGCGCTCGGTCCGGGGACGTTGTCGCTCGATGACCTGCTCCGATGCGCGCAGCACTCCCGGACAGGGCAAGGAGGCGCTTGA
- a CDS encoding DUF2063 domain-containing protein, giving the protein MPRLAERQRGFAEALLDPAQPVPSGLVGPDGQPSPRRFAVYRNNVVAGLTQALRDAFPAVHRIVGADFFRAMAHPYVVMEPPRTPILLDYGEGFPGFIADFAPAAVLPYLADVARIERAWSEAYHAPEAMPLDPATIMSIAPDALPAMSLVLHPSLRVVRSRFPALTIWQMNVGDGVAGPIDWTAGGEDVLVVRSSAEVEACVIVAGSAEFIRALGAGAPVVAALAAALQADSSFDLAASLAGLMQSRAVIGYRTAPDDNLPDGRGAQ; this is encoded by the coding sequence ATGCCGCGATTGGCTGAAAGGCAGCGGGGTTTTGCCGAGGCGCTGCTCGATCCGGCGCAGCCGGTCCCATCCGGTCTGGTTGGGCCGGATGGACAACCAAGTCCCAGGCGGTTCGCCGTCTACAGAAACAACGTGGTCGCCGGTCTGACGCAAGCGCTGCGGGACGCTTTCCCGGCGGTGCACCGCATCGTCGGCGCGGACTTCTTCCGGGCGATGGCGCACCCCTATGTCGTGATGGAGCCGCCGCGAACACCGATCCTGCTCGATTACGGGGAGGGCTTTCCGGGCTTCATCGCAGACTTCGCGCCGGCGGCGGTGCTGCCTTATCTGGCGGATGTTGCGCGGATCGAGCGTGCCTGGAGCGAGGCCTATCACGCGCCGGAGGCCATGCCGCTCGATCCGGCCACGATCATGTCGATCGCGCCGGACGCGCTTCCCGCCATGAGCCTTGTGCTTCACCCCTCGCTCCGCGTTGTCCGGTCGCGATTTCCGGCACTGACGATCTGGCAGATGAATGTCGGCGACGGCGTCGCTGGACCGATCGATTGGACCGCCGGCGGCGAGGACGTGCTGGTGGTCCGATCGTCCGCCGAGGTCGAGGCTTGCGTCATCGTGGCGGGCAGCGCGGAATTCATCCGGGCGCTGGGCGCCGGCGCCCCGGTTGTGGCCGCATTGGCGGCGGCATTGCAGGCCGACAGCAGCTTCGACCTCGCGGCCAGCCTTGCCGGCCTCATGCAGTCGCGTGCCGTGATCGGCTATCGCACGGCGCCGGACGATAACCTTCCTGACGGCAGGGGAGCGCAATGA
- a CDS encoding DUF692 domain-containing protein — MPLPSSCTPESCRPEVRLDRIPPRGGVGLKAQHCRTIIETWPDVGFFEVHAENYMGAGGPPHRYLSHIREHYPLSLHGVGLSIGAARPLDKDHLGRLERLIERYAPGLFSEHLAWSSHERGFLNDLLPVPYTAETLARVADHVDQVQDILGRQMLLENPSTYIAFAESSYMETDFVAEVARRTGCGLLLDVNNVYVASTNQQWDPIAYIDAYPLSSVQQIHLAGHGRESDDNGRPLLIDTHDCLVDDVVWDLFVHAVERIGPVPTLIEWDAEVPDWATLQQQARRAEAIMFTVPSEAERHAAIG; from the coding sequence GTGCCGCTGCCATCGTCTTGCACGCCAGAGTCGTGCCGCCCAGAGGTTCGTCTCGACCGCATTCCGCCGCGTGGCGGCGTCGGCCTCAAGGCGCAGCATTGCCGGACGATCATCGAGACGTGGCCCGATGTCGGCTTCTTCGAGGTCCATGCGGAGAATTACATGGGTGCCGGCGGTCCGCCGCATCGCTACCTGTCGCATATCCGCGAGCACTATCCGCTGTCGCTCCACGGCGTCGGATTGTCGATTGGTGCCGCTCGTCCGCTCGACAAGGACCATCTTGGGCGGCTGGAGCGGCTCATCGAGCGTTATGCACCTGGGCTTTTTTCGGAACATCTCGCCTGGTCGTCGCACGAGCGCGGCTTTCTCAACGACCTGCTGCCGGTGCCCTATACCGCCGAGACGCTGGCCCGCGTCGCCGATCACGTCGATCAGGTCCAGGATATCCTCGGACGGCAGATGCTGCTGGAGAATCCGTCGACCTACATCGCCTTTGCCGAAAGCAGCTATATGGAGACCGACTTCGTCGCCGAAGTGGCGAGACGGACCGGGTGCGGCCTCCTCCTCGACGTCAACAATGTCTACGTCGCATCGACCAATCAGCAATGGGATCCGATCGCCTATATCGACGCCTATCCGCTCTCCAGCGTCCAGCAGATCCATCTGGCGGGCCATGGCAGGGAGTCCGATGACAACGGGCGCCCGCTGTTGATCGACACCCACGATTGCCTGGTCGACGATGTCGTCTGGGATCTCTTCGTCCACGCCGTCGAACGGATCGGCCCGGTGCCGACGCTGATCGAGTGGGACGCCGAGGTGCCGGACTGGGCGACGCTGCAGCAGCAGGCCCGGCGCGCCGAAGCGATCATGTTCACTGTGCCGTCGGAGGCCGAGCGTCATGCCGCGATTGGCTGA
- a CDS encoding DUF2282 domain-containing protein has protein sequence MSNCMLSALVVGAVATAIGSLAATSAMAQMSKADMEKMVKEKQAQTMQALKSGKMEKCFGLALKGQNDCYAGAGTTCAGTSTVDYQGNAFKLEPKGTCTTMKTPSGTGSLTPKA, from the coding sequence ATGTCCAATTGCATGTTGTCCGCTCTTGTTGTGGGCGCCGTCGCCACCGCCATCGGATCGCTTGCCGCCACCTCGGCCATGGCCCAGATGAGCAAGGCCGACATGGAAAAGATGGTGAAGGAGAAGCAGGCGCAGACGATGCAGGCGCTGAAGTCCGGCAAGATGGAGAAGTGCTTCGGTCTCGCCCTCAAGGGGCAGAACGACTGTTATGCGGGGGCGGGGACCACCTGCGCCGGCACGAGCACGGTCGATTACCAGGGCAATGCGTTCAAGCTGGAGCCGAAGGGCACCTGCACGACGATGAAGACTCCTTCGGGAACCGGGAGCCTGACGCCCAAGGCCTGA
- a CDS encoding IS630 family transposase, whose product MARPVKVLTADAETRAELQRRANAPTSAHRDRFRAKIILLRLEGVKIELVAEQMDTSMPTVSTWSSRFEAHGLDGLDDKGGRGRKPSITEKKIERVITDATRPPKNRKRWSVRSMGRHAGVSHSTVQRIWSKNDLKPHIVKTFKLSNDPEFEKKFWDVIGLYLDPPAKALVLCCDEKSQCQALERTQLGLPLAPKRPRTMTHDYTRHGTITLFAALDAMKGKLIARTEARHTHIEWLRFLKQINRETPEELDIHLIQDNYATHKHPKVKAWLARHPRFKSHFTPTSSSWMNLVERFFADLTADVIRSGSFASIGELVRDIEAYLSDRNAAPKPYTWRAEGAAILEKINRARAALDKIEAA is encoded by the coding sequence ATGGCGCGTCCCGTCAAGGTACTTACCGCCGATGCGGAGACACGGGCTGAACTCCAACGGAGGGCCAATGCTCCGACCAGTGCGCATCGCGATCGTTTTCGAGCAAAAATTATTCTGCTGCGTCTGGAGGGGGTGAAAATCGAGCTCGTCGCCGAGCAGATGGATACATCGATGCCAACGGTGTCGACATGGTCCAGCCGGTTCGAGGCACACGGGCTCGACGGCCTCGACGACAAGGGCGGACGCGGACGCAAGCCCTCGATTACAGAGAAGAAAATCGAGCGTGTCATCACCGATGCCACGCGTCCGCCGAAGAACCGCAAGCGTTGGAGCGTGCGCAGCATGGGCCGCCATGCCGGAGTATCGCACAGTACTGTGCAGCGGATCTGGTCAAAGAATGACTTGAAGCCCCACATTGTAAAGACGTTCAAGCTCTCGAATGATCCGGAGTTTGAGAAAAAGTTCTGGGACGTGATCGGGCTCTACCTCGATCCGCCAGCGAAGGCGCTGGTGTTATGCTGCGACGAGAAGAGCCAATGCCAGGCTCTGGAACGCACTCAACTTGGCTTGCCGCTTGCCCCGAAGCGTCCCCGGACAATGACTCACGATTACACCCGGCATGGCACGATTACGTTGTTTGCTGCCCTCGATGCGATGAAAGGCAAGTTGATCGCGCGCACCGAGGCGCGTCACACTCACATCGAATGGCTCAGGTTCCTGAAACAGATCAATCGCGAAACGCCCGAGGAACTCGACATCCATCTGATCCAGGACAACTATGCCACGCATAAGCATCCAAAGGTCAAGGCTTGGCTCGCCCGTCACCCGCGCTTCAAGTCGCACTTCACGCCGACATCTTCGTCCTGGATGAACCTCGTCGAACGCTTCTTCGCTGATTTAACCGCCGACGTGATACGCTCGGGCAGCTTCGCTTCCATCGGCGAACTCGTCCGCGACATCGAAGCCTATCTCTCCGATCGCAATGCCGCCCCGAAGCCCTACACGTGGAGGGCCGAGGGCGCGGCCATCCTCGAAAAAATCAACCGCGCCCGCGCCGCCCTCGACAAAATCGAGGCAGCGTGA
- a CDS encoding TlpA disulfide reductase family protein, with translation MPSVRLFGLDGGTIDLQSLCGKLVLLNFWTSWCAACRTELPALERLHDDDRRGSLHVLAVSEDRGSRASVERFVRDLKIATLPVYWDPNGYVGYSDGVNSRSAPFALYGMPITNLVAGSGRVIGYILVFRLANQFK, from the coding sequence TTGCCGTCGGTCAGGCTGTTCGGCCTCGATGGAGGGACGATCGATCTCCAGTCCCTCTGCGGCAAGCTGGTCCTGCTGAACTTCTGGACCTCCTGGTGCGCGGCGTGCCGCACCGAACTGCCCGCCCTCGAACGTCTTCATGATGATGACCGGCGCGGCAGCCTTCACGTGCTGGCCGTTTCCGAGGATCGCGGCAGCCGGGCGAGTGTCGAGCGCTTCGTCAGGGACCTGAAGATCGCAACGCTGCCGGTCTATTGGGATCCCAACGGCTACGTCGGCTATTCGGATGGCGTCAACAGCAGAAGCGCACCGTTTGCGCTGTACGGGATGCCGATCACCAACCTCGTCGCGGGCTCCGGCCGGGTGATCGGCTACATTCTAGTGTTCCGTCTCGCAAATCAGTTTAAATAA
- a CDS encoding haloacid dehalogenase type II, with protein MSTGPFIGVRACVFDAYGTLFDFASATRGCRDVLGDALEKLTALWRDKQLQYTWLRAAQGRHADFWQVTGDALDFSLDALGLDRPGLRDRLMRLYLTLDTFAEVPNVLRQLNAAGLKIAILSNGSPEMLASAVGNARIDGLIHHVLSVEEVGVFKPDPRVYQLAVDRLGVPAAGISFQSSNGWDAYAASSFGMKVVWCNRYRQPKERLPGHPDREIRSLAELPPLVCPAGTPST; from the coding sequence ATGTCAACTGGCCCGTTCATTGGCGTCCGCGCCTGTGTTTTCGACGCCTATGGCACGCTGTTCGATTTCGCGTCGGCCACCCGCGGCTGCCGTGATGTGCTCGGGGATGCCCTCGAGAAGCTGACGGCCCTCTGGCGGGACAAACAGCTGCAATATACCTGGCTCCGCGCGGCACAGGGTCGTCATGCCGATTTCTGGCAGGTCACCGGCGATGCGCTCGATTTCTCGCTGGATGCGCTTGGGCTCGATCGGCCGGGGCTGCGCGATCGACTGATGCGGCTCTATCTGACCCTCGATACCTTTGCCGAGGTGCCGAATGTTCTCCGACAATTGAATGCCGCGGGACTGAAGATCGCGATCCTCTCCAATGGATCGCCCGAGATGCTCGCGTCTGCCGTCGGCAATGCGCGAATTGACGGCCTGATCCACCATGTCCTGTCGGTCGAGGAGGTCGGCGTCTTCAAGCCGGACCCCCGTGTCTATCAGCTCGCGGTCGATCGGCTCGGGGTGCCGGCGGCCGGGATCTCGTTTCAATCATCCAACGGCTGGGACGCCTATGCAGCGTCGTCGTTCGGAATGAAGGTCGTCTGGTGCAATCGTTACCGGCAGCCCAAAGAGCGATTGCCGGGCCACCCCGATCGCGAGATCAGGTCGCTCGCCGAACTGCCACCCCTCGTCTGTCCCGCCGGGACGCCGTCGACCTGA
- the nrtS gene encoding nitrate/nitrite transporter NrtS: MPTLSLACRYALSDGVPRRSFIVAVLVGTVLNLINQGDALVGPLPLNWLKIGLTYVVPYLVATYGAVSYRMGQVRAGA; this comes from the coding sequence ATGCCGACCTTAAGTCTCGCCTGCCGCTACGCGTTGTCCGACGGCGTTCCGCGCCGATCATTCATTGTCGCCGTTCTCGTCGGGACGGTCCTGAACCTGATCAATCAGGGTGACGCCCTCGTCGGCCCGCTGCCGCTCAACTGGTTGAAGATCGGTCTGACCTACGTCGTGCCTTATCTCGTCGCCACCTACGGCGCGGTGTCGTACCGGATGGGACAAGTCAGAGCAGGTGCATGA
- a CDS encoding PAS domain-containing protein: MTSNPYCLPPKLEADLSLLLGYWDGLKRGDAEMPFADDVDPTALPNPDGMILIEVSETPMRFRVAMAGAEIRKICGDVLAGAFLDEIAGRYPLDYLHSQSSATVEGRTPTYYRHRPDSGRDDGPYARLMMPTWGDGRINMLLGAFTRS; the protein is encoded by the coding sequence ATGACCTCAAATCCCTATTGCCTTCCGCCAAAACTCGAAGCGGACTTGTCGCTGCTGCTCGGCTATTGGGACGGCCTCAAGCGCGGCGATGCCGAGATGCCTTTCGCCGACGACGTGGATCCGACGGCGCTGCCGAACCCGGACGGCATGATACTCATCGAGGTCAGCGAAACTCCGATGCGCTTTCGGGTCGCGATGGCCGGCGCAGAGATCAGGAAGATCTGTGGCGACGTCCTCGCCGGTGCGTTTCTTGACGAAATCGCCGGTCGATATCCGCTGGATTATCTGCATTCGCAGTCGAGCGCGACGGTCGAAGGCCGCACTCCGACCTATTACCGGCACCGCCCGGACTCCGGCCGCGATGATGGTCCTTATGCGCGGCTCATGATGCCGACCTGGGGCGATGGCCGCATCAACATGCTGCTCGGCGCCTTCACCCGGAGCTAG
- a CDS encoding IS630 family transposase (programmed frameshift): protein MALSDDLRKRVVEAVVSGGLSRNAAAKRFEVSIASAVRWVKQFETTGEMSPKPTGGDRRSGRIEAHHGYLMGLIRRTPDVTLLEIQERLIRNCGEHFSSSVLWRFFDRHGVTFKKKTAHASEQQRPDVLKQRLEWFERQLDLDPEKLVFIDETGASTNLARKGGRCRRGRRLRVGVPHGHYKTVTLVAGIRLRGLVAAKTYDRPITAALFEDWVEHCLVPTLTKGDVVVMDNLSAHKGPRVKELIEAAGAELLYLPPYSPDMNPIEKAFSKLKAHLRKIAERTVAALMRALETCADIFKPAQCANYFAACGYDPP from the exons ATGGCGCTTTCCGACGATCTTCGCAAACGAGTGGTGGAGGCTGTCGTCTCGGGCGGGCTGTCGCGCAATGCGGCGGCGAAGCGTTTCGAAGTCAGCATTGCGAGCGCCGTGCGCTGGGTCAAGCAATTCGAGACGACGGGAGAAATGTCGCCGAAGCCGACTGGAGGCGATCGCCGCTCCGGCCGCATCGAAGCCCATCACGGCTACCTGATGGGTCTGATCCGGCGCACGCCGGACGTCACCCTGCTGGAGATCCAGGAACGTCTGATCAGGAATTGCGGCGAGCATTTTTCGAGTTCCGTGCTGTGGCGCTTCTTCGACCGTCATGGCGTCACGTTTA AAAAAAAGACCGCACACGCCTCGGAGCAGCAGCGGCCGGACGTCCTGAAGCAACGCCTCGAATGGTTCGAGCGACAGCTCGATCTCGATCCCGAGAAGCTCGTCTTCATCGACGAAACGGGCGCCTCGACCAATTTGGCGCGCAAAGGCGGGCGTTGCCGGCGTGGGCGGCGGCTGCGCGTCGGCGTGCCGCACGGCCATTACAAGACGGTCACGCTCGTCGCCGGCATCCGCCTTCGCGGGCTCGTGGCGGCGAAGACCTATGATCGTCCGATCACCGCCGCCCTGTTCGAGGACTGGGTGGAACACTGCCTCGTTCCTACCCTCACGAAAGGCGACGTTGTCGTCATGGACAATCTGTCCGCCCACAAGGGGCCGCGGGTCAAGGAGTTGATCGAGGCCGCGGGCGCCGAGCTGCTCTACCTCCCGCCCTATAGCCCCGACATGAACCCGATCGAGAAGGCGTTTTCCAAGCTGAAAGCGCATTTGCGCAAAATCGCCGAGCGAACTGTCGCCGCCCTGATGCGCGCCCTCGAAACCTGCGCCGACATCTTCAAGCCCGCCCAATGCGCAAACTACTTCGCCGCATGCGGATATGATCCACCTTGA
- a CDS encoding DUF3775 domain-containing protein: MQRVDTLACTRSDGHTIPVQRSRQMLTNLTTQQVNSIVTLAKAARTQRDQFLGNVAEADLADSKAARGEHNPTAALGFEPIPPEAPQIIALREAVAALSSAARAELYALMRAGQGDLAMQTWDRGIGDAERLGDDAVTGSLIEDPDLHHHLTKGLYKSSRGP, from the coding sequence ATGCAGCGGGTGGACACCCTTGCCTGCACCCGATCCGATGGTCACACGATCCCTGTTCAACGGAGTCGGCAGATGCTTACGAACCTGACCACACAGCAGGTGAATTCCATCGTGACTCTCGCCAAGGCGGCGCGCACGCAGCGCGATCAATTCCTCGGCAATGTGGCCGAGGCCGATCTGGCAGATTCCAAGGCGGCGCGCGGCGAACATAATCCGACGGCAGCACTCGGTTTCGAGCCGATCCCGCCTGAGGCCCCGCAGATCATCGCGCTGCGCGAGGCGGTTGCCGCGCTGTCTTCGGCGGCGCGCGCCGAACTCTATGCCTTGATGCGCGCCGGCCAGGGCGATCTCGCGATGCAAACCTGGGACCGCGGAATTGGCGACGCGGAACGACTTGGCGACGATGCAGTGACGGGGTCGCTGATCGAGGACCCCGATCTTCACCATCATCTGACCAAGGGCCTGTACAAGAGCAGCCGCGGTCCCTGA
- a CDS encoding BON domain-containing protein, with translation MNELQLRDDVLDELAYEPVVDAARVGVSVDRNVVTLTGRVTSYAQKLAAVAAVRRVRGVQAIADEIEVAGAGDETTSDAEIARRAAEVLSWDSAIPAGAVQVTVRDGRVTLTGEVEWHYQRAGAEQDVRNLAGVRSVSNDITIMLRPNVADIKRMIETALRRHADIEAQNVRVTVTGNTVELDGIVNSWSEKAAIETAAWSAAGVATVKDRIAIAPQ, from the coding sequence ATGAATGAACTGCAGCTGCGGGATGACGTGCTGGACGAGCTCGCCTATGAGCCGGTGGTCGATGCCGCCCGTGTCGGCGTGTCGGTCGACCGTAACGTCGTCACCTTGACCGGGCGGGTGACGAGTTACGCGCAGAAGCTCGCGGCGGTGGCTGCCGTGCGCCGCGTTAGGGGCGTCCAGGCGATTGCCGACGAGATCGAGGTCGCCGGCGCAGGCGATGAGACGACCAGCGACGCGGAGATCGCTCGGCGCGCGGCCGAGGTTCTGAGCTGGGACAGCGCCATTCCCGCCGGCGCGGTCCAGGTCACCGTGCGCGACGGTCGCGTGACGCTGACCGGTGAAGTCGAGTGGCACTATCAGAGGGCCGGCGCCGAGCAGGACGTCCGCAACCTCGCCGGCGTCCGCTCCGTCAGCAACGACATCACGATCATGCTGCGGCCGAATGTGGCGGACATCAAACGGATGATCGAGACGGCGCTGCGGCGGCATGCTGACATCGAGGCGCAGAACGTCCGCGTGACCGTGACCGGCAACACCGTCGAGCTCGACGGCATCGTCAACAGCTGGAGCGAGAAGGCGGCGATTGAAACCGCGGCATGGTCCGCTGCCGGCGTCGCGACGGTGAAAGATCGCATCGCGATCGCGCCGCAGTAG
- a CDS encoding cold-shock protein, with amino-acid sequence MAIGTVKWFNGQKGFGFIQPESGGADVFVHISAVERAGLAGLAEGQRVNYEVKKDPMRGKVSAENLSLA; translated from the coding sequence ATGGCGATTGGTACGGTGAAGTGGTTTAACGGCCAGAAGGGTTTCGGGTTCATTCAGCCGGAAAGTGGCGGGGCCGATGTGTTCGTTCACATCAGCGCTGTCGAGCGCGCCGGTCTTGCCGGTCTGGCTGAAGGCCAGAGGGTGAACTACGAAGTCAAGAAGGACCCGATGCGGGGCAAGGTGAGCGCTGAGAATCTCTCGCTCGCCTGA